The following are from one region of the Magallana gigas chromosome 6, xbMagGiga1.1, whole genome shotgun sequence genome:
- the LOC136276657 gene encoding uncharacterized protein, whose product MESFPQQIYKGLQNISASMFVGLCKKVGTSQEVAIMRATEDIRYMVERRVTPYDGIITMMSGSHKEGFRLKGSDIDLMYWFNDHRVIMDMSQSEYYNTANTVLILSDSSESPPGFTLLQLLTPSRYREVQSACVRMNARVYISSSTFRQVTCSAVFSNSTVHGPCGSGDIAGVEYDTAVCFVCDFWPQSASSWIDRCHSWPDPEVVDDIVRNGCHLVAIGHPLGPHENEEWRISFSRAEYKLVYSMSHCQFLTYGLLKLFLKEVLNQQSEETNKLLCSYHMKTTVFWAIQQNTLPHWCPQNLLAGFWVCFKLLLKWVYKGICPNFFIPQNNMFLTKVYGSAQNRLFLQLHELYKKGLACLLQSSSIRSYIIHVLYNPRLSICTDESMIRSEVDFDMLIFATFSAVRISARSLYQTTKAIHVIEQFVESPMTHHQVVIIQRITAFILQSTSFLLIQNIHTNTGVDKQMYIADKLSCHMLKLAAKFGCVSDMLYIAMYYYKTLRYREALSVIEMTKVKLAQPYLMYNERVDRERYTEAVGGQSWSTKMRQAVAGDIILDTTICYISELIPEQQSALQNRRPTLNIPVFVMLHFLEFLCYRQIDTTLSQAALDELQVLVHHDQGQYILYIDRDISWEILGICQQITGNLQAALYSYQQSLITQYPLQQIQTATQRRIQDIVLSTQHQ is encoded by the exons ATGGAGTCTTTCCCCCAACAAAT ATATAAGGGACTGCAGAACATTTCGGCGTCCATGTTTGTGGGACTGTGTAAGAAAGTGGGGACCTCACAAGAGGTAGCCATCATGAGGGCGACAGAGGACATCAGATATATGGTGGAGAGACGAGTGACACCTTATGATGGGATCATAACGATGATGAGTGGAAGTCATAAAGAAGGGTTCAGACTGAAGGGATCAGATATTGACTTAATGTACTGGTTCAATGACCACCGAGTGATCATGGACATGTCTCAGTCTGAGTATTACAACACAGCCAATACAGTCTTGATTCTCTCTGACAGTTCTGAAAGTCCACCAGGATTCACTTTACTCCAGTTACTGACACCATCAAGATACAGAGAAGTCCAATCAGCATGTGTCAGAATGAATGCCAGAGTCTATATATCTAGTTCTACATTCAGACAGGTAACTTGTTCAGCAGTATTTTCTAATTCTACTGTACATGGGCCGTGTGGTAGTGGTGATATAGCAGGAGTAGAATATGACACTGCCGTCTGTTTTGTTTGTGACTTTTGGCCTCAATCTGCCTCCTCATGGATAGACAGATGTCACTCATGGCCTGATCCTGAAGTTGTTGATGACATTGTCAGAAACGGATGTCACCTTGTAGCAATAGGACACCCATTAGGACCCCATGAAAATGAAGAatggagaatttctttttcacgGGCAGAATATAAACTAGTTTATTCAATGAGCCACTGTCAGTTTTTGACATATGGTTTGTTAAAACTTTTCttaaaagaagttttaaatcaacaatcaGAAGAAACCAATAAACTGTTGTGTTCCTATCACATGAAGACAACAGTTTTCTGGGCgattcaacaaaacacactacCTCACTGGTGTCCACAAAATCTCCTGGCCGGTTTCTGGGTCTGCTTTAAACTTCTCCTTAAATGGGTGTATAAAGGGATCTGCCCAAACTTTTTCATcccacaaaacaacatgtttctGACCAAGGTCTATGGCTCAGCACAAAACAGATTGTTCCTACAGTTACATGAATTGTACAAGAAAGGTCTGGCCTGTCTGTTACAGAGTTCCTCTATCAGGTCCTACATCATTCATGTCTTGTACAATCCTAGACTTTCTATTTGTACAGATGAGAGTATGATTAGGTCTGAAGTTGATTTTGATATGCTAATTTTTGCGACATTCTCAGCTGTTCGAATTTCAGCTAGGTCTCTGTATCAAACAACCAAAGCCATACACGTGATAGAACAGTTTGTGGAGTCACCAATGACACATCATCAAGTGGTAATAATACAGAGAATTACAGCCTTCATCCTTCAGAGCACTTCTTTTCTATTAATACAGAACATACACACTAATACAGGTGTCGACAAACAGATGTATATTGCAGACAAACTGTCCTGTCACATGCTCAAATTAGCAGCCAAGTTTGGGTGTGTATCTGACATGTTGTAcattgccatgtattattacaagacaCTCAGATACAGGGAAGCTTTATCTGTTATAGAGATGACAAAGGTCAAGTTAGCACAGCCATATCTGATGTATAATGAACGTGTAGACAGAGAGAGGTATACTGAGGCTGTAGGGGGACAGTCCTGGTCTACAAAGATGAGACAGGCTGTAGCAGGGGATATCATACTTGACACCACAATCTGTTATATCAGTGAACTAATTCCAGAACAACAGTCTGCTCTACAGAACAGACGGCCTACATTAAATATCCCAGTGTTTGTAATGTTACACTTCCTAGAGTTCTTGTGTTACAGACAAATTGATACAACATTATCACAAGCAGCTCTAGATGAGCTACAGGTCCTAGTCCACCATGATCAGGGACAGTATATACTTTATATAGACAGAGACATCTCCTGGGAgatcctggggatctgtcaacagatcacAGGGAACCTCCAGGCTGCTCTATACTCATACCAACAGTCACTGATCACACAGTATCCATTACAACAAATACAAACTGCCACACAGAGGAGAATACAGGACATAGTTCTGTCAACACAACACCAGTAA
- the LOC105334078 gene encoding ral GTPase-activating protein subunit beta, producing MQLRHSPRIKRGSSKSHLSDPDRPMPVENVGTHHSVKPRNFPESVDKVTATKAEKSIPTLESLVTDEKCPELNKLKSFIEKQDQFESQIGQKKQQEVKSMPFPNQDTECKPPKITEEFQAARLFLSHYGFLSLEALKEQSNTSLPPSLVTLDTTNPGLTNDLEMLDTITARDNDTVHVFYVKSGQRLAQDILRNVGSQRGIQGQFLEFLHSLGWPVDVQKHAGWTGHISTSWKISQPEDIQENAPRVGTGGSIYDGQQQVLYWADVSSEVAFIVPSLDNFHRLQNDGDKSPQLSVSTPSEGPGGTKPTTLSLERPLTEPRNKTMESPSSPHDAPAFRTRRFGRPSAVTIGPDTKIFVVWLENFEDHENFPTGDLLPMTSTGLEQYTATSSSSMRQDKDIFLIYIHALQNGLFRIHMEGNTGKISMAIPLVDGMVVSRRTLGSMVRQTAINIGRRKRLESDSYQPPHVRRKIKIQEIVDKYHLKMTESEFYTALFQDVHK from the exons ATGCAGCTCAGACACTCCCCACGGATCAAACGG GGTTCGTCCAAATCCCACCTAAGTGATCCTGACCGACCTATGCCGGTGGAGAACGTGGGAACTCATCACAGCGTCAAGCCCAGAAACTTCCCTGAGTCTGTGGATAAAGTGACCGCCACCAAGGC GGAGAAAAGTATTCCGACTCTGGAATCGTTGGTAACGGATGAGAAGTGCCCAGAGCTGAACAAACTCAAGTCTTTCATTGAGAAGCAAGATCAATTTGAATCTCAGATTGGTCAGAAAAAGCAGCAGGAGGTGAAGAGTATGCCCTTCCCCAACCAAGACACTGAgtgtaaacctccaaa aatAACAGAGGAATTTCAGGCTGCCCGTCTGTTCCTGTCTCATTATGGGTTTCTGTCACTAGAGGCTCTCAAG gaGCAGAGCAACACCAGTCTTCCACCCTCCCTGGTTACCTTAGATACCACTAATCCAGGTCTGACCAATGACCTGGAGATGCTGGATACAATTACAGCCCGTGACAACGACACAGTTCATGTGTTCTATGTCAAGTCTGGCCAGCGATTGGCTCAGGACATTCTACGCAATGTG GGGTCTCAGCGTGGCATACAGGGCCAGTTCCTGGAGTTCCTCCACTCCCTGGGCTGGCCGGTGGACGTACAGAAACATGCCGGCTGGACCGGTCACATCAGCACCAGCTGGAAAATCTCACAGCCTGAGGATATCCAAG AGAACGCCCCGCGTGTGGGGACGGGAGGCAGTATCTATGACGGTCAGCAACAGGTGCTGTACTGGGCGGACGTGTCCTCAGAGGTCGCCTTTATTGTCCCCTCCCTGGACAACTTCCACAGGCTGCAGAACGACGGGG ACAAGTCTCCACAACTCTCTGTCAGCACCCCCAGTGAGGGACCAGGGGGGACCAAGCCTACCACGCTCTCCCTGGAGAGACCCCTCACTGAGCCTCGCAATAAAACCATGGAGAGTCCGAGTTCTCCCCACGACGCCCCCGCCTTCCGTACTCGACGATTCGGTCGACCGTCCGCTGTGACCATTGGACCAGACACAAAAATTTTTGTTGTGTGGCTGGAAAACTTTGAGGACCATGAAAATTTTCCCACAG GTGACCTACTTCCGATGACCAGCACGGGTCTGGAGCAGTACACTGCGACCAGCAGCTCGTCCATGAGACAAGACAAGGACATCTTCCTGATCTACATCCACGCCCTACAAAACGGACTGTTCCGGATCCACATGGAGGGAAACACTGGGAA GATCTCCATGGCGATTCCTCTTGTTGATGGAATGGTGGTCAGCAGACGTACGCTAGGCTCCATGGTCCGGCAGACAGCGATAAATATCGGACGTCGGAAAAGACTAGAGAGCGACTC GTATCAACCTCCTCATGTtaggagaaaaataaaaattcaggaAATTGTGGACAAGTATCATCTGAAGATGACGGAATCCGAGTTCTACACAGCTTTATTCCAAGATGTTCACAAGTGA